In Tenacibaculum pacificus, a single window of DNA contains:
- a CDS encoding SDR family NAD(P)-dependent oxidoreductase translates to MSKNIIITGTSRGIGFELAQKFANEGNNVLALSRNTKPLEAVNNKNITTLSVDLSNNDDLKKATDFIKKEWNKVDILINNAGKLINKPFEELTTSDFEEVYKVNVFAVAELTKNMIPFMQKGSHVVTVSSMGGIQGSLKFPGLAAYSSAKGAVITLSELLAEEYKEQQIAFNVLALGAVQTEMLEEAFPGYVAPLSAKEMADYIFDFSLTGNKFYNGKVLQVSSSNP, encoded by the coding sequence ATGAGTAAAAACATAATAATTACAGGAACTAGCCGAGGAATTGGTTTTGAATTAGCTCAAAAATTTGCAAACGAAGGAAATAATGTATTAGCTTTATCAAGAAATACAAAACCTTTAGAAGCTGTAAATAATAAAAACATAACAACATTATCTGTTGATTTATCAAATAATGATGATTTAAAAAAAGCTACCGATTTTATTAAAAAAGAATGGAATAAAGTAGATATTTTAATAAATAATGCTGGGAAATTAATCAACAAACCATTTGAAGAATTAACAACTTCTGATTTTGAAGAAGTTTATAAAGTGAATGTTTTTGCTGTTGCTGAGTTAACAAAAAACATGATTCCGTTTATGCAAAAAGGAAGTCATGTTGTTACTGTTAGTTCTATGGGCGGAATTCAAGGAAGCTTAAAATTCCCTGGTTTAGCAGCTTATAGCTCGGCAAAAGGTGCAGTAATTACTTTATCAGAATTATTAGCTGAAGAATATAAAGAACAACAAATCGCTTTTAATGTTTTAGCTTTAGGTGCTGTACAAACAGAAATGCTTGAAGAAGCTTTTCCTGGTTATGTTGCTCCTTTATCAGCAAAAGAAATGGCAGATTATATTTTTGATTTTTCATTAACAGGAAACAAATTTTACAACGGAAAAGTATTACAAGTTTCTAGCTCTAATCCATAA
- a CDS encoding glutaminyl-peptide cyclotransferase yields MRIYSYLALALSIVTITSCSQSDYQFKLNTSKKTTLGDKAAIKFEQLKGDKIDSVHLFVQKKRVNKTETSVNINTTDFGVGKHEVTALAFYPKKSKKITAAIEVLAQNAPAVYSYKIINTYPHDKDAYTQGLEFKNDFLYETTGRKGESTLRKVDLKTGEVIQKIDLDKKYFGEGMTIFNNKIYWLTWQSRKGFIYDLETFKQLGEFDYKNSNQGWGLTHNDTELIKSDGTNKIWFLNAKNQAEKRNIQVYTNKYAIDNLNEIELINGKIYANKWQQNSILIINPKTGAVDGVANLNGLKDIVAKNQTLDANDDVLNGIAYDKENNRLFVTGKHWGKLFEIELIKK; encoded by the coding sequence ATGCGTATTTACTCCTACTTAGCCTTAGCTTTATCAATAGTTACCATCACTTCTTGTAGTCAATCTGACTATCAATTTAAACTAAATACCTCTAAAAAAACTACTTTAGGAGATAAAGCAGCTATTAAGTTTGAACAACTTAAAGGTGATAAAATAGATTCTGTTCATTTATTTGTTCAAAAAAAGCGTGTAAACAAAACTGAAACAAGCGTTAATATTAATACTACCGATTTTGGAGTTGGTAAGCACGAAGTTACTGCGCTAGCTTTTTATCCGAAGAAATCGAAAAAAATTACAGCGGCTATTGAGGTTTTAGCACAAAATGCTCCAGCAGTATATTCTTACAAAATTATAAATACCTATCCACACGATAAAGATGCTTATACACAAGGTTTAGAATTTAAAAATGACTTTTTATACGAAACAACAGGTCGTAAAGGTGAATCTACTTTACGAAAAGTTGACTTAAAAACAGGTGAAGTTATTCAAAAAATTGATTTAGATAAAAAATATTTCGGTGAAGGAATGACCATTTTTAACAATAAAATTTATTGGTTAACGTGGCAATCGAGAAAAGGTTTTATTTATGATTTAGAAACTTTTAAACAGCTTGGAGAATTTGATTATAAAAACAGTAATCAAGGTTGGGGATTAACACATAACGATACTGAATTAATAAAATCTGACGGAACTAATAAAATTTGGTTTTTGAATGCTAAAAATCAAGCTGAAAAAAGAAATATTCAGGTTTACACAAATAAATATGCTATTGATAATTTAAACGAAATTGAATTAATCAATGGAAAAATTTACGCCAATAAATGGCAACAAAATTCTATTTTAATTATCAATCCTAAAACAGGAGCTGTTGATGGTGTTGCTAACTTAAACGGATTAAAAGATATTGTTGCAAAAAATCAAACTTTAGATGCCAACGATGATGTTTTAAACGGAATTGCTTATGATAAAGAAAACAACCGTTTATTTGTTACAGGAAAACACTGGGGAAAATTATTTGAAATTGAATTGATTAAAAAATAA
- a CDS encoding type B 50S ribosomal protein L31 encodes MRKGIHPENYRMVAFKDMSNGDVFLTRSTANTKETLDVEGTEYPLIKLEISRTSHPFYTGKSKLIDTAGRIDKFKNKYSKFKK; translated from the coding sequence ATGCGTAAAGGAATACATCCAGAAAATTATAGAATGGTAGCTTTTAAAGATATGTCTAACGGAGATGTATTTTTAACACGTTCAACTGCTAACACTAAAGAAACTTTAGACGTAGAAGGAACAGAGTATCCATTAATCAAATTAGAAATTTCAAGAACTTCTCACCCTTTCTATACAGGTAAATCTAAATTAATTGATACTGCAGGACGTATTGATAAGTTCAAAAATAAATACTCGAAGTTTAAAAAATAA
- a CDS encoding FMN-binding glutamate synthase family protein: MRDTILAIIIVVNVLCGVLVYFMPEMGNYILLTIASAVTLLALYDAFIQQNHSLMRSFPVVARLRWVFEEEREKIQQYFIEDDLNGTPINREKRSLVYQRSKKEIETVPFGTQHNLYEKGYEFVKHSLFPKDHHHITGERVLIGSDKCTQKYDASIINISAMSFGSLSKNAIMALNQGAKMADFAHNTGEGGISPYHLQGGDLIFQVGTGYFGAGKSVNGKRVFDAEIFKENAIRPEVKMIEIKFSQGAKPGHGGILPAKKNTEEIAKIRSVEPFTRVDSPPGHSAFSNFDEMIIFIQEVRDLSEGKPVGIKFCVGDNDEIEAMIKAFADANNYPDFIAVDGGEGGTGSAPIEFSNYIGTPLLDGLAFVNKTLKKYKLRNQIKIIASGKAIDAFDIVKYKALGADVIGMARSFMLSLGCIQARECNLDTCPVGVATQEEDLVEALVVGDKNVRVKNYHNKTIEAVKEVVAAMGKESIADINATHIFRRNKAGEIQSLDAVYDL; this comes from the coding sequence ATGAGAGATACTATTCTAGCTATTATAATTGTTGTAAATGTTTTGTGTGGAGTGTTAGTGTATTTTATGCCTGAAATGGGGAATTATATTTTATTAACCATTGCATCGGCAGTAACTTTATTAGCTTTATATGATGCTTTTATTCAGCAAAACCATTCTTTAATGCGTTCTTTTCCTGTTGTGGCTCGATTGCGATGGGTTTTTGAAGAAGAACGTGAAAAAATTCAACAATATTTTATTGAAGATGATTTAAACGGAACGCCTATTAATCGTGAAAAAAGAAGTCTTGTTTATCAGCGTTCTAAAAAAGAAATTGAAACTGTTCCTTTTGGTACACAACATAATTTATATGAAAAAGGATATGAATTTGTAAAACATTCTTTATTTCCAAAAGATCATCATCATATTACTGGAGAAAGAGTTCTTATTGGTTCAGATAAATGTACTCAAAAATATGATGCTTCTATTATTAATATTTCGGCAATGTCTTTTGGTTCGTTAAGTAAAAACGCAATTATGGCGTTAAATCAAGGTGCGAAAATGGCTGATTTTGCACATAATACTGGCGAAGGTGGAATTTCACCATATCATTTACAAGGTGGTGATTTAATTTTTCAAGTAGGAACAGGTTATTTTGGAGCAGGAAAAAGTGTAAATGGAAAGCGTGTTTTTGATGCAGAAATTTTTAAAGAAAATGCCATCCGTCCTGAAGTAAAAATGATTGAAATTAAGTTTTCGCAAGGAGCTAAACCAGGTCACGGAGGTATTTTACCAGCCAAAAAAAACACAGAAGAAATTGCAAAAATCCGTTCTGTAGAACCTTTTACAAGAGTTGATTCTCCTCCAGGTCATTCGGCTTTTTCTAATTTTGATGAAATGATTATTTTTATTCAAGAAGTCAGAGATTTATCCGAAGGAAAACCTGTAGGAATTAAATTTTGTGTGGGTGATAATGATGAAATTGAAGCAATGATAAAAGCTTTTGCTGATGCGAATAATTATCCTGATTTTATTGCAGTTGATGGAGGTGAAGGAGGTACAGGTTCTGCGCCAATAGAATTTTCGAATTATATAGGAACACCATTATTAGACGGTTTGGCTTTTGTTAATAAAACTTTGAAAAAATATAAACTAAGAAATCAAATAAAAATTATAGCAAGTGGTAAGGCTATTGATGCTTTTGATATTGTAAAATACAAAGCATTGGGTGCCGATGTAATTGGTATGGCACGTAGTTTTATGTTAAGTTTAGGTTGTATTCAAGCGCGTGAATGTAATTTAGATACTTGTCCTGTTGGTGTTGCAACGCAAGAGGAAGATTTGGTAGAAGCTTTAGTGGTTGGCGATAAAAATGTTCGTGTTAAAAACTATCATAATAAAACTATTGAAGCCGTAAAAGAAGTGGTTGCAGCTATGGGAAAAGAATCGATTGCCGATATTAATGCAACACATATTTTTAGAAGAAATAAAGCAGGAGAAATACAGTCTTTAGATGCCGTATACGATTTATAA
- a CDS encoding class I SAM-dependent methyltransferase translates to METKLQLNAKKYQLERYPKTDDKSLRAWSNAELLTLDYITDLQVNNIHLYNDRFGIFNTLLNTKKLTTIWAYASQKKAITQNLNLNNLPTDVVYKTPLDTLEKVDLALIKLPKSVELFELFLEQIYKNADENTVVVCGFMTKYFSHSYLKKAERYFEEVEQTNAWKKARLLVLKTPKKDIQEKELLNEIPWKEDSIKQYYGVFSSDKIDYGTQFFLENLKVQENELKVLDVASGNGVIAYDVLAQNPKAEVTLVDDFNVAIASSKLNITAENAKFVCADNLDDLETASFDLVVSNPPFHFEHENNIEVTIALFKGVARCLKSSGRFVLVANTHLNYKTHLEKVFTNIKIIGNTKKFHIIECKNH, encoded by the coding sequence ATGGAAACAAAATTACAATTAAACGCTAAAAAATATCAATTAGAAAGGTATCCTAAAACTGATGACAAATCATTACGTGCTTGGAGCAATGCAGAGTTATTAACACTTGATTATATTACCGATTTACAGGTAAATAATATTCATTTATACAATGATAGATTTGGTATTTTTAATACGTTATTAAATACCAAAAAATTAACGACTATTTGGGCGTATGCAAGTCAGAAAAAAGCAATTACTCAAAATTTAAATTTAAATAATTTACCTACGGATGTTGTTTATAAAACACCTTTAGATACTTTAGAAAAGGTTGATTTAGCTTTAATTAAATTACCAAAATCGGTAGAGTTGTTTGAGTTGTTTTTAGAACAAATCTATAAAAATGCCGATGAAAATACTGTGGTTGTTTGTGGTTTTATGACGAAATATTTTTCTCATTCTTATCTGAAAAAAGCCGAAAGATATTTTGAAGAAGTAGAACAAACCAATGCTTGGAAAAAAGCAAGATTGTTAGTTTTAAAAACGCCTAAAAAAGACATTCAAGAAAAAGAATTATTGAATGAAATTCCTTGGAAAGAAGATTCTATAAAGCAATATTATGGTGTTTTTTCTTCGGATAAAATTGATTACGGAACACAGTTTTTCTTAGAAAATTTAAAAGTACAGGAAAACGAACTAAAAGTGTTAGATGTTGCTTCTGGTAACGGTGTTATTGCTTACGATGTTTTGGCTCAAAACCCAAAGGCGGAAGTAACTTTAGTCGATGATTTTAATGTAGCAATTGCTTCTTCTAAATTAAATATAACAGCAGAAAATGCAAAATTTGTTTGCGCTGATAATTTAGATGATTTAGAAACAGCAAGTTTTGATTTAGTAGTTTCTAATCCACCGTTTCACTTTGAACACGAAAATAATATTGAAGTAACAATTGCTTTATTTAAAGGAGTAGCACGTTGTTTAAAATCAAGCGGACGTTTTGTATTAGTAGCAAATACACATTTGAATTACAAAACGCATTTAGAGAAAGTTTTTACCAATATAAAAATAATAGGAAACACTAAAAAGTTTCATATTATTGAATGTAAAAATCATTAA
- a CDS encoding M48 family metalloprotease yields the protein MSKNNEYYILLTNFRTQIVIINEEQETVFFDISKYELIYKEKIGKDYISSDKFSFYTEFWNSNLLASIQHILRKITSNRVAIFTDVLWNNYAKGEKEIANIEAMYHFGYKQTNITKTLFKAILVPAFTKKEFTETALEECALFDLIQANINTGTIITAIFTEWEISLKEQLKFLSFLISNKECFTLINITDFYDKLVETFINDKKNKKDIEFNLKYIDYLKETEQSYKAIPFAEKVLSELEENSILEMLSDNKINIIGGEDVNLIRIKILEDLVFFKKEIGEAYKTELVALAVMQPLLLSRIKELKTLNDFRITEKANTIISLFETLDFFTDSKEASIILSKEYSKEYLYDKVFPKCFKEEKGFLDSFTKIIAQVDGPDYKEVLKFSEKITNQNYPIVHEVFETVKTSLSLPNIQCFLGRGDYSGSLIGVENTPDFLLIGSDYLKISSNTYLSKVELQFAMTLELSHILFEHTKITSGDVWRGAKNKSVDMVQTLLVALPILGSLGGVLGKLSSVSNFSKVFNNIDKVTNVLDKGQLFIEYGSKIENVISKDTEKERSLLITSRLMEVSADSIGLLLTENLEACVRTMFKVSANYNVIKEIIDTKGIFYFLNLKNEKDEFINQEYVFRLKSLLSFYLITDFE from the coding sequence TTGTCTAAAAATAATGAGTATTATATATTATTGACAAATTTTAGAACGCAAATAGTTATAATAAATGAAGAGCAAGAAACAGTGTTTTTTGATATTTCAAAATACGAATTAATATACAAAGAGAAAATAGGTAAAGATTATATATCTAGCGATAAATTTTCATTTTACACAGAATTTTGGAATAGTAATTTACTTGCTTCGATACAACATATTTTAAGAAAGATAACTTCTAACAGAGTTGCTATTTTTACAGATGTTTTATGGAATAATTATGCGAAAGGAGAAAAAGAAATAGCGAATATAGAAGCGATGTATCATTTCGGATACAAGCAAACCAATATTACCAAGACTTTATTTAAAGCAATATTAGTTCCTGCTTTTACCAAAAAAGAATTTACAGAAACAGCCTTAGAAGAATGTGCTTTATTTGATTTAATTCAAGCGAATATAAATACAGGAACTATAATTACAGCGATTTTTACTGAATGGGAAATATCTTTAAAGGAACAACTGAAGTTTTTATCTTTTTTAATATCGAATAAAGAATGTTTTACGTTGATTAACATCACCGATTTTTATGATAAATTAGTTGAAACCTTTATAAATGATAAGAAAAATAAAAAAGATATTGAATTCAATCTAAAATATATTGATTATTTAAAAGAAACTGAGCAATCTTATAAAGCGATTCCTTTTGCTGAAAAAGTCTTATCTGAATTAGAAGAAAATAGCATTCTCGAAATGTTATCCGATAATAAAATAAATATTATAGGAGGTGAAGACGTTAATTTAATCCGTATAAAAATTTTAGAAGACTTAGTGTTTTTTAAAAAAGAAATAGGTGAAGCTTATAAAACTGAATTAGTAGCGTTAGCAGTAATGCAACCTTTGTTATTATCGCGTATAAAGGAATTAAAAACATTAAATGATTTTAGAATTACTGAAAAAGCAAATACGATTATAAGCTTATTTGAAACTTTAGATTTTTTTACAGATTCTAAAGAAGCTTCAATTATTTTAAGTAAAGAATATTCAAAAGAGTATTTGTACGATAAAGTATTTCCGAAATGTTTTAAAGAAGAAAAAGGTTTTTTAGATAGTTTTACCAAAATTATAGCACAAGTAGATGGACCTGATTATAAGGAAGTACTTAAATTTTCAGAAAAAATAACAAATCAAAATTACCCGATAGTACATGAGGTTTTTGAAACTGTAAAAACGTCTTTATCATTGCCTAATATTCAATGTTTTTTAGGAAGAGGTGATTATTCAGGTAGTTTAATAGGAGTAGAAAATACTCCTGATTTTTTATTAATCGGTTCTGATTATCTGAAAATTTCAAGTAATACTTATTTATCAAAAGTAGAATTGCAATTTGCAATGACACTTGAATTGAGCCATATTTTATTTGAGCATACCAAAATTACTTCTGGCGATGTTTGGAGAGGCGCAAAAAATAAAAGTGTTGATATGGTTCAAACACTACTTGTTGCACTTCCTATTTTGGGTTCTTTAGGTGGCGTTTTAGGTAAATTATCTAGTGTATCGAATTTTTCTAAAGTTTTTAATAATATTGATAAGGTAACGAATGTTTTAGATAAAGGACAATTATTTATTGAATATGGAAGTAAAATAGAAAATGTTATTTCTAAAGATACAGAAAAAGAGAGAAGTTTATTAATAACATCAAGGTTAATGGAGGTTTCAGCTGATAGTATCGGTTTGTTACTTACAGAAAATTTAGAAGCTTGTGTACGTACTATGTTTAAAGTGTCGGCAAATTATAATGTTATTAAAGAAATTATAGATACTAAAGGAATTTTTTACTTTTTAAATTTAAAAAATGAAAAAGACGAGTTTATTAATCAAGAATATGTTTTTAGATTAAAATCACTTTTAAGTTTCTATCTTATTACAGATTTTGAATAA
- a CDS encoding histidine decarboxylase: MAGFKNLSEENQQKLNRLKEQLTTARDSFLGYPVSKDFDYSDLNEFFQFPINNLGDPFEKGTYQVQTHEMEREVVAFFAKLFRANPKDFWGYVTNGGSESNLYGLYLARELYPKAIVYYSESTHYSIRKNIHLLNIPSIVIKSQENGEIDYEDFESTVRMNRHKPVIVLATFGTTMKEAKDDISKIKRILGNLAIQDNYIHCDAALAGSFGAFMQPRLPFDFMDGADSISISGHKFIGSPIPTGVLMAKRSNRDRIAKGISYIGSLDTTITGSRNGHSPLFLWYALKKLGVEGLQKRYQNSLEVAEYCEKELNNIGIKAWRNPNAITVVLPKTSKTIKDKWQLATEGDISHVICMPNVTKTQIDNFINDIKNCTEPTIEEEATFDYSLS; this comes from the coding sequence ATGGCAGGTTTTAAAAATTTATCCGAAGAAAATCAACAAAAATTAAATAGGCTTAAAGAACAATTAACAACGGCTCGTGATAGTTTTTTAGGATATCCTGTTTCAAAAGATTTTGATTATTCTGACTTAAACGAATTCTTTCAGTTTCCTATCAACAATCTAGGTGATCCCTTTGAAAAAGGAACTTATCAAGTACAAACACACGAAATGGAACGTGAAGTTGTTGCTTTTTTCGCCAAATTATTTAGAGCAAATCCTAAAGATTTTTGGGGATATGTAACCAACGGAGGTTCTGAAAGTAATTTATACGGTTTATATCTTGCTCGTGAATTATATCCAAAGGCAATTGTTTATTATTCAGAATCTACACATTATAGTATTCGTAAAAACATTCATTTATTAAACATTCCTAGTATTGTTATAAAATCGCAAGAAAACGGAGAAATAGATTATGAAGATTTTGAAAGTACCGTACGAATGAATCGTCATAAACCTGTAATTGTGTTGGCTACTTTTGGAACAACAATGAAAGAAGCAAAAGATGATATTTCTAAAATAAAACGCATTTTAGGTAACCTAGCTATTCAAGATAATTATATTCATTGCGATGCTGCTTTAGCAGGTTCATTTGGTGCTTTTATGCAACCTCGCTTACCCTTCGATTTTATGGATGGCGCAGATAGTATTTCTATTAGCGGACATAAATTTATTGGCTCTCCAATTCCAACAGGCGTATTAATGGCAAAGCGTTCTAATCGAGATCGCATAGCAAAAGGAATTTCGTATATCGGCTCGTTAGATACGACTATAACAGGTTCTCGTAACGGACATTCTCCATTATTTTTATGGTATGCCTTAAAAAAATTAGGTGTAGAAGGTTTACAAAAACGCTATCAAAATAGTTTAGAAGTTGCTGAATATTGTGAAAAAGAATTAAATAATATTGGAATTAAAGCGTGGAGAAACCCTAATGCTATTACAGTAGTTTTACCTAAAACATCTAAAACAATTAAAGATAAATGGCAATTAGCAACCGAAGGCGATATTTCACATGTAATCTGTATGCCAAACGTAACAAAAACACAAATTGATAATTTTATCAACGATATAAAAAACTGTACAGAACCTACTATTGAAGAAGAAGCTACTTTTGATTACTCATTAAGTTAA
- the gcvP gene encoding aminomethyl-transferring glycine dehydrogenase, with protein MNTNSFQLRHIGPNSKGQDKMLKTIKADSIDQLIFETIPDDIRLKNELDLDAAMSEYEYLSHINELGAKNKVFKSYIGLGYHEAIVPSVILRNILENPSWYTAYTPYQAEIAQGRLEALLNYQTMVCDLTGMELANASLLDEATAAAEAMALLFDVRERAQKKAGVNKFFVSEDILPQTLSVLQTRSIPIGIELVIGNREEFDFSEEFFGAIIQYPGKHGQVSDYTSFVANCNEKNIKVAVAADILSLVKLKAPGEFGAAVVVGTTQRFGIPLGYGGPHAGYFATKEAYKRSLPGRVIGVTKDVDGGRALRMALQTREQHIKREKATSNICTAQVLLAVMAGMYAVYHGQDGLKYIADRVHTTANTLATALEQLGFKQKNKSYFDTILVEVEAKKLRTVAEANNINFNYIDDNHISISVNETVSFKEINAIVACFSEAFNIKNTTVTEYTSTEVIAPNVLRSTPFLENEVFNTYHSETDMMRYIKKLERKDLALNHSMISLGSCTMKLNAASEMLPLSNAQWGNIHPFVPLNQAEGYQTVLKNLEEQLNVITGFAGTSLQPNSGAQGEFAGLMVIRAYHKANGDTNRNICLIPASAHGTNPASAVMAGMKVVVTKTDERGNIDVEDLRAKAEKHKDNLAALMVTYPSTHGVYERAIKEITQIIHDNGGQVYMDGANMNAQVGLTNPATIGADVCHLNLHKTFAIPHGGGGPGVGPICVAPQLVPFLPTNPLIPTGGEKAITAISAAPWGSALACLISYGYITMLGADGLTNSTRLAILNANYIKERLQGHYETLYSGEMNRAAHEMILDCRSFKENGIEVVDIAKRLMDYGFHAPTVSFPVAGTIMVEPTESESVGELDRFCDAMIAIRKEIANATKEDANNPLKNAPHTQDMLTSDEWSLPYSRKQAAFPLDYVADNKFWPSVRRVDDAFGDRNLICSCNPIEDYIDEEA; from the coding sequence ATGAACACAAATTCATTTCAACTAAGACATATTGGTCCTAACTCGAAGGGTCAAGATAAAATGCTAAAAACTATCAAAGCTGATAGTATAGATCAATTAATTTTTGAAACTATTCCTGATGATATTCGCCTTAAAAACGAATTAGATTTAGATGCTGCAATGAGTGAATATGAATATTTAAGTCATATTAACGAATTAGGTGCTAAAAATAAAGTTTTTAAGAGTTATATCGGTTTAGGATATCACGAAGCTATTGTGCCTAGTGTAATTTTACGTAATATTTTAGAAAACCCAAGTTGGTATACTGCTTATACTCCGTATCAAGCAGAAATTGCTCAAGGTCGTTTAGAAGCGCTATTAAATTATCAAACTATGGTTTGTGATTTAACAGGTATGGAACTTGCAAATGCTTCTTTATTAGATGAAGCAACTGCTGCTGCTGAAGCTATGGCTTTATTATTTGACGTACGTGAACGTGCTCAGAAAAAAGCAGGCGTTAATAAATTCTTTGTTTCTGAAGATATTTTACCTCAAACATTATCAGTTTTACAAACCCGTTCTATTCCTATCGGAATTGAATTAGTTATCGGAAACCGTGAAGAATTTGATTTTTCAGAAGAGTTTTTTGGAGCTATTATTCAGTACCCAGGAAAACATGGTCAAGTATCTGATTATACTTCATTTGTTGCAAACTGTAACGAAAAAAATATAAAAGTAGCTGTTGCTGCTGATATTTTATCATTAGTAAAATTAAAAGCACCAGGTGAATTTGGAGCTGCTGTAGTTGTAGGAACAACACAACGTTTTGGAATTCCTTTAGGATATGGAGGACCTCACGCTGGTTACTTTGCTACAAAAGAAGCTTACAAACGTAGTCTTCCAGGTCGTGTAATTGGTGTTACTAAAGATGTTGACGGTGGGCGTGCTTTACGTATGGCTTTACAAACACGTGAACAACATATTAAACGTGAAAAAGCTACTTCTAACATTTGTACTGCACAAGTATTATTAGCTGTTATGGCTGGTATGTATGCTGTGTATCATGGTCAAGATGGTTTAAAATATATTGCTGATAGAGTTCATACAACAGCAAATACTTTAGCTACTGCTTTAGAACAACTAGGTTTCAAACAAAAAAATAAATCGTATTTCGATACTATTTTAGTTGAAGTTGAAGCAAAAAAATTACGTACTGTTGCTGAAGCAAATAACATCAACTTTAATTATATTGATGATAATCATATTTCTATTTCAGTAAATGAAACTGTTAGTTTTAAAGAAATCAATGCAATTGTTGCTTGTTTTTCAGAAGCTTTCAATATTAAAAATACTACCGTTACAGAATATACTTCAACAGAAGTAATTGCTCCTAATGTATTAAGAAGTACTCCTTTCTTAGAAAACGAAGTATTTAACACGTATCATTCAGAAACTGATATGATGCGTTATATCAAAAAATTAGAGCGTAAAGATTTAGCTTTAAATCATTCAATGATTTCTTTAGGATCATGTACAATGAAATTAAATGCTGCTTCTGAAATGTTACCTTTAAGTAATGCTCAGTGGGGAAATATTCACCCATTTGTACCATTAAATCAAGCTGAAGGATACCAAACAGTTTTAAAGAACTTAGAAGAGCAATTAAATGTTATTACTGGTTTTGCAGGAACTTCTTTACAGCCAAATTCTGGTGCTCAAGGAGAATTTGCTGGATTAATGGTAATTCGTGCTTATCACAAAGCTAACGGAGATACTAACAGAAATATTTGTTTAATTCCTGCATCGGCACACGGAACAAACCCAGCATCAGCAGTTATGGCTGGTATGAAAGTGGTTGTTACCAAAACTGATGAAAGAGGAAATATTGATGTTGAAGATTTACGTGCTAAAGCTGAAAAGCATAAAGATAATTTAGCTGCATTAATGGTAACGTACCCTTCAACACATGGAGTTTACGAAAGAGCTATTAAAGAAATTACACAAATTATTCACGATAACGGTGGACAAGTGTACATGGATGGTGCAAATATGAATGCGCAAGTTGGTTTAACAAATCCTGCAACTATTGGTGCAGATGTTTGTCACTTAAACTTACATAAAACATTTGCTATTCCTCACGGTGGTGGTGGACCAGGAGTTGGACCTATTTGTGTTGCTCCTCAATTAGTACCATTTTTACCTACAAACCCGTTAATTCCTACTGGTGGAGAAAAAGCTATTACGGCTATTTCTGCTGCTCCTTGGGGGTCTGCTTTAGCTTGTTTAATCTCTTACGGATACATAACTATGTTAGGTGCTGACGGATTAACAAACTCAACTAGATTAGCTATTTTAAACGCAAACTATATTAAAGAGCGTTTACAAGGGCATTATGAAACGTTGTATTCTGGTGAAATGAACAGAGCTGCGCACGAAATGATTTTAGATTGTCGTTCTTTTAAAGAAAACGGAATCGAAGTTGTTGATATAGCTAAACGTTTAATGGATTACGGTTTCCACGCACCAACAGTTTCTTTCCCAGTTGCAGGAACTATTATGGTTGAGCCAACAGAATCTGAAAGTGTTGGAGAATTAGATCGTTTTTGTGATGCAATGATTGCTATTCGTAAAGAAATTGCAAATGCAACCAAAGAAGATGCTAACAATCCTTTAAAAAATGCACCACATACACAAGATATGTTAACTTCTGATGAATGGTCTTTACCATATTCTAGAAAACAAGCGGCATTTCCTTTAGATTATGTTGCTGATAACAAATTCTGGCCTTCTGTTCGTAGAGTAGATGATGCTTTTGGAGACAGAAACTTAATTTGTTCTTGTAACCCAATTGAAGATTATATTGATGAAGAAGCTTAA